A genomic region of Xanthomonas fragariae contains the following coding sequences:
- the secE gene encoding preprotein translocase subunit SecE → MNSKIEPSKSASAASADIVKYVISALLVVAGLFVWFWFSAPERASQLGVWTPQLRALAVIVGLVAGVFVFLGTGKGLETREFMSESRFELRKVVWPTRQEAIRTTWVVIVVVIILSLLLGGFDFVIQKLTQWFLVR, encoded by the coding sequence ATGAATAGCAAAATCGAACCTTCTAAAAGCGCGTCTGCTGCTAGCGCTGATATCGTGAAATACGTCATCTCCGCGCTCCTGGTGGTTGCGGGGTTGTTTGTCTGGTTTTGGTTTTCTGCACCTGAGCGAGCCAGCCAGCTCGGGGTCTGGACGCCGCAATTGCGTGCGTTGGCCGTGATCGTGGGGCTGGTGGCGGGTGTGTTTGTATTTTTGGGGACCGGCAAAGGCCTGGAAACCCGCGAATTCATGTCCGAATCCAGGTTCGAGCTTCGCAAGGTGGTCTGGCCAACGCGCCAGGAAGCCATCCGCACCACCTGGGTCGTGATTGTTGTTGTGATCATTCTGAGTTTGCTGTTGGGCGGCTTCGACTTTGTCATCCAGAAGCTCACGCAGTGGTTCCTGGTTCGGTGA
- the tuf gene encoding elongation factor Tu: MAKTKFERTKPHVNVGTIGHVDHGKTTLTAALTKIGAERFGGEFKAYDAIDAAPEEKARGITISTAHVEYESPNRHYAHVDCPGHADYVKNMITGAAQMDGAILVCSAADGPMPQTREHILLSRQVGVPHIVVFLNKADMVDDAELLELVEMEVRELLSKYDFPGDDTPIIHGSARLALDGDQSEIGVPAILKLVDALDTFIPEPTRDVDRPFLMPVEDVFSISGRGTVATGRIERGVIKVGDEIEIVGIRATQKTTVTGVEMFRKLLDQGQAGDNAGLLLRGTKRDDLERGQVLCKPGSIKPHTEFEAEVYVLSKDEGGRHTPFFDGYRPQFFFRTTDITGACKLPEGVEMVMPGDNVKMVVTLINPVAMDEGLRFAIREGGRTVGAGVVAKILK, translated from the coding sequence ATGGCAAAAACTAAATTCGAGCGCACCAAGCCGCACGTGAACGTCGGCACCATCGGTCACGTTGACCATGGCAAGACCACGTTGACCGCTGCGCTGACCAAGATCGGTGCCGAGCGTTTCGGTGGTGAGTTTAAGGCGTACGACGCGATCGACGCGGCGCCGGAAGAGAAGGCGCGCGGCATCACGATTTCGACCGCACACGTCGAATACGAATCTCCGAACCGTCACTACGCGCACGTCGACTGCCCCGGCCACGCCGACTACGTCAAGAACATGATCACTGGTGCGGCGCAGATGGACGGTGCGATTTTGGTCTGTTCGGCTGCTGACGGCCCGATGCCGCAGACCCGTGAGCACATCCTGCTTTCGCGTCAGGTCGGTGTGCCGCACATCGTCGTGTTCCTGAACAAGGCCGACATGGTCGACGACGCCGAGCTGCTTGAGTTGGTCGAAATGGAAGTGCGTGAGCTGTTGAGCAAGTACGACTTCCCAGGCGACGACACTCCGATCATTCACGGTTCGGCGCGTCTGGCACTGGATGGCGATCAGAGCGAAATCGGCGTGCCGGCGATTTTGAAGCTGGTCGATGCCCTCGACACCTTCATCCCGGAGCCGACTCGCGACGTTGATCGTCCGTTCCTAATGCCGGTCGAAGACGTATTCTCGATCTCTGGCCGCGGCACCGTGGCGACCGGTCGTATCGAGCGCGGCGTCATCAAGGTTGGCGACGAAATCGAAATCGTCGGTATCCGCGCCACGCAGAAGACCACGGTCACAGGCGTGGAAATGTTCCGCAAGCTGCTGGACCAGGGTCAGGCGGGTGACAACGCCGGTCTGCTGCTGCGTGGCACCAAGCGTGACGACCTGGAGCGCGGGCAGGTGCTGTGCAAGCCGGGTTCGATCAAGCCGCACACCGAGTTTGAAGCCGAAGTCTACGTACTTTCCAAGGATGAGGGGGGCCGTCACACACCGTTCTTCGATGGCTACCGTCCGCAGTTCTTCTTCCGCACCACCGACATCACTGGCGCTTGCAAGCTGCCGGAAGGCGTGGAGATGGTGATGCCGGGCGACAACGTGAAGATGGTCGTGACCCTGATCAATCCGGTCGCGATGGACGAAGGTCTGCGTTTCGCAATTCGTGAAGGCGGTCGTACCGTCGGCGCCGGCGTGGTTGCAAAGATCCTTAAGTAA
- the ychF gene encoding redox-regulated ATPase YchF: protein MGIKCGIVGLPNVGKSTLFNALTKAGIAAANFPFCTIEPNVGIVPVPDLRLNQLAEIVKPQKLIPTAVEFVDIAGLVAGAASGEGLGNKFLAHIREVDAITHVVRCFENDDIIHVNNKIDPIADIETIDTELALADLESVEKAFNRAERSAKGGDKEAAARKPVLAKLQAALADGKAGRAAGLDEEEKALVRDLFLLTLKPVMYIANVLEDGFENNPHLDAVRAHAATEGAEVVPVSAAIEEELSQLDDEDRDAFLADLGLDEPGLNRVIRAAYRLLGLQTYFTAGVKEVRAWTIKAGSTAPQAAAVIHTDFEKGFIRAETIGFDDFIKYRGEAGARDAGRLRLEGKEYRVQEGDVLHFRFNV from the coding sequence ATGGGTATCAAATGCGGCATCGTCGGTCTGCCCAACGTCGGCAAGTCGACCCTGTTCAATGCGCTAACCAAGGCCGGCATCGCTGCGGCCAATTTCCCGTTCTGCACCATCGAGCCGAACGTCGGCATCGTGCCGGTGCCGGATCTGCGCCTCAATCAGCTGGCAGAGATCGTCAAGCCGCAGAAGTTGATCCCGACTGCGGTCGAGTTCGTCGACATCGCCGGTTTGGTCGCCGGTGCGGCGAGCGGTGAAGGGCTGGGCAACAAGTTCCTGGCGCATATTCGCGAAGTCGATGCGATCACCCACGTGGTGCGTTGCTTCGAGAACGACGACATCATCCATGTGAACAACAAGATCGACCCGATCGCCGATATCGAAACCATCGATACCGAGTTGGCGCTGGCCGATCTGGAGAGCGTGGAAAAGGCGTTCAATCGTGCCGAGCGCAGCGCGAAGGGCGGCGACAAGGAAGCTGCAGCACGTAAGCCGGTGCTGGCCAAGTTGCAGGCTGCGCTGGCCGATGGCAAGGCAGGGCGCGCAGCCGGTCTGGATGAGGAAGAAAAGGCGTTGGTGCGCGATCTGTTCTTGTTGACACTCAAGCCGGTGATGTACATCGCTAATGTGCTCGAGGACGGCTTCGAAAACAATCCGCATCTAGACGCGGTGCGCGCGCACGCTGCAACCGAAGGTGCCGAAGTGGTGCCGGTCTCGGCAGCGATCGAAGAAGAACTGTCCCAGCTCGACGACGAAGACCGTGACGCCTTCCTGGCCGATCTGGGTCTGGACGAGCCGGGATTGAATCGCGTCATTCGCGCTGCCTACAGGTTGCTTGGCCTGCAGACCTACTTCACCGCAGGCGTCAAGGAAGTGCGCGCATGGACGATCAAGGCCGGTTCCACCGCACCGCAGGCTGCGGCAGTGATCCACACCGATTTCGAAAAGGGCTTCATTCGCGCCGAGACGATCGGCTTCGATGACTTCATCAAGTACCGTGGTGAAGCCGGTGCGCGCGATGCGGGGCGTCTACGTCTGGAAGGCAAGGAATACCGCGTCCAGGAAGGCGATGTGCTGCATTTCCGCTTCAACGTTTGA
- the pth gene encoding aminoacyl-tRNA hydrolase, with translation MSALGLIVGLGNPGPEHAQTRHNAGFRFVDAIVERSGARWALDGKLFGETARVDIAGRRVWLLKPATFMNLSGKSITAALRFWKIEPEQLLVAHDELDLAPGTARFKFDGGHGGQNGLRDTIGLLGHGKFHRLRIGIGHPGHKDRVVPWVLGRAGRDDDAAIGAAVDAAIDVLPLAMDGNFNEAMKRLHTNRNA, from the coding sequence ATGTCTGCACTTGGCCTGATCGTCGGACTCGGGAATCCCGGTCCGGAACACGCGCAGACCCGGCACAACGCCGGGTTTCGTTTCGTCGATGCCATTGTCGAGCGCAGCGGCGCGCGCTGGGCGTTGGACGGCAAGTTGTTCGGAGAGACCGCCAGGGTCGACATCGCGGGACGGCGGGTCTGGCTGCTCAAGCCGGCCACCTTCATGAATCTCAGTGGCAAATCGATTACCGCTGCGTTGCGGTTCTGGAAGATCGAGCCGGAGCAGCTGCTCGTCGCACACGACGAACTGGACCTGGCACCGGGTACGGCGCGGTTCAAGTTCGACGGTGGTCACGGTGGCCAAAACGGCTTGCGCGACACCATTGGCCTGCTCGGGCACGGCAAATTTCACCGTTTGCGCATCGGTATCGGTCATCCAGGCCACAAGGACCGTGTGGTGCCCTGGGTGCTGGGGCGGGCAGGGCGCGACGACGATGCAGCGATCGGCGCTGCAGTGGACGCTGCCATTGACGTACTGCCACTGGCGATGGATGGCAATTTCAATGAAGCGATGAAGCGCCTGCACACAAACAGGAATGCGTGA
- a CDS encoding 50S ribosomal protein L25/general stress protein Ctc, which translates to MVKTHEIKVERRANEGKGASRRLRRAGVIPAIVYGGELEPVSIQLNHEQIWLAQQNEWFYSSILDLNLNGEMQQVLLRDMQRHPFKQLIIHIDFQRVSANETLSAAVPLHFINEATSPAGKSSDVVVTHELNEVQVVCLPKDLPEFIEVDLGALEVGNVIHLSELKLPAGVEIPELKLGKEHDVAVVAAKHVRIEEDAAGEEGSEGTETK; encoded by the coding sequence ATGGTAAAGACACATGAAATCAAGGTCGAGCGCCGCGCGAACGAGGGGAAGGGTGCGAGCCGCCGCCTACGTCGCGCTGGCGTCATTCCGGCCATCGTTTACGGTGGCGAACTCGAACCGGTCAGCATCCAGCTCAACCACGAGCAGATCTGGCTTGCCCAGCAGAACGAGTGGTTTTACTCGTCTATCCTAGACCTGAACCTCAATGGCGAGATGCAGCAGGTGCTGCTGCGTGACATGCAGCGCCATCCGTTCAAGCAGCTGATCATCCACATCGACTTCCAGCGCGTCAGCGCTAACGAGACGCTCAGCGCCGCCGTGCCGCTACATTTCATCAATGAAGCGACCTCGCCGGCTGGCAAGTCGAGCGACGTGGTTGTTACCCATGAACTCAACGAAGTCCAGGTGGTCTGCTTGCCGAAGGATCTGCCGGAGTTCATCGAAGTCGACCTTGGTGCTCTTGAAGTGGGTAACGTGATCCACTTGTCCGAGCTCAAGCTGCCGGCCGGCGTTGAAATTCCGGAGCTGAAGCTGGGTAAGGAGCACGACGTGGCTGTAGTCGCCGCCAAGCACGTGCGCATTGAAGAAGACGCTGCCGGTGAAGAAGGCAGCGAAGGCACCGAAACCAAGTAA
- a CDS encoding ribose-phosphate diphosphokinase: protein MQDQRNLLVFSGNANKPLALSICKELGVRMGKALVTRFSDGEVQVEIEESVRRQEVFVIQPTCAPSAENLMELLVLIDALKRASAASVTAVIPYFGYSRQDRRMRSSRVPITAKVAAKMICAMEADRVLTVDLHADQIQGFFDVPVDNVYASPLLLADIWRAYGTDNLIVVSPDVGGVVRARAVAKRLDDADLAIIDKRRPRANVATVMNIIGDVQGKTCVLVDDLVDTAGTLCAAAAALKQRGALKVVAYITHPVLSGPAVDNINNSQLDELVVTDTIPLNEAARTCAKIRQLSVAELLAETIRRIAFGESVSSLYVD from the coding sequence ATGCAAGACCAACGTAATCTGCTGGTGTTCTCCGGCAATGCCAACAAGCCGCTTGCCCTGAGCATTTGCAAGGAGCTGGGCGTTCGCATGGGCAAAGCGCTGGTCACGCGCTTTTCCGATGGCGAAGTGCAGGTCGAGATTGAAGAAAGCGTGCGCCGGCAGGAAGTGTTCGTCATTCAGCCGACCTGCGCGCCGAGCGCCGAGAATCTGATGGAGCTATTGGTGCTGATCGACGCGCTCAAGCGCGCCAGCGCCGCGTCGGTCACTGCGGTGATCCCGTATTTCGGTTATTCGCGTCAGGACCGCCGCATGCGTTCCTCGCGTGTGCCGATCACCGCCAAGGTCGCCGCCAAGATGATTTGCGCGATGGAGGCTGACCGCGTGTTGACGGTTGATCTGCACGCAGACCAGATTCAGGGCTTCTTCGATGTGCCGGTCGACAACGTCTACGCCTCGCCGCTGCTGCTGGCCGACATCTGGCGCGCCTACGGCACCGACAACCTGATCGTGGTCTCGCCGGACGTGGGTGGCGTGGTGCGCGCGCGCGCCGTCGCCAAGCGCCTGGACGATGCGGATCTGGCCATCATCGACAAGCGCCGTCCGCGCGCCAACGTCGCCACGGTGATGAACATCATCGGCGACGTGCAGGGCAAGACCTGCGTGCTGGTCGACGATCTGGTCGATACCGCCGGCACTTTATGTGCGGCCGCTGCAGCGCTCAAGCAGCGCGGCGCCCTCAAAGTCGTGGCCTACATTACCCACCCGGTGCTGTCCGGCCCGGCGGTGGACAACATCAACAATTCGCAACTCGACGAGCTGGTGGTCACCGACACGATTCCACTGAACGAAGCGGCGCGCACCTGCGCCAAGATTCGTCAGCTGAGCGTGGCCGAGCTGCTAGCCGAGACCATCCGCCGTATCGCCTTCGGCGAGTCGGTGAGCTCGCTCTACGTCGACTGA
- the ispE gene encoding 4-(cytidine 5'-diphospho)-2-C-methyl-D-erythritol kinase has translation MDGFALMSAPQASWSAWPAPAKLNLFLQITGRRADGYHLLQTVFRLLDWGDTVYLRLRSDGLIRRVGRSVPGVAEDDDLVIRAARLLQSSTGSQAGADIRVDKRIPAGGGFGGGSSDAATALVALNALWSLGSPVDALAELGLRLGADVPVFVRGRNAWAEGVGEQLTPMALPEAAYVLVDPGVHVPTSFLFQSQELTRDAAPVKIADLASGSLLDNAFEPVLRRREPAVEAVFQALSRIGTPRLTGSGSGCFVEFATRAAAEQALAQLPNSLRAWVVEGAAHSPLLDTLDAMKF, from the coding sequence ATGGACGGTTTCGCCCTGATGTCTGCACCGCAAGCGAGCTGGTCGGCGTGGCCCGCGCCGGCCAAGCTCAATCTGTTCCTGCAGATCACCGGGCGCCGCGCCGACGGCTACCACCTGCTGCAAACCGTGTTCCGGCTGCTGGACTGGGGGGACACCGTTTATCTTCGTTTGCGCAGCGACGGCCTGATCCGGCGCGTCGGCCGCAGTGTGCCGGGGGTGGCCGAGGACGACGACTTGGTGATCCGCGCCGCGCGCCTGCTGCAATCCAGCACCGGTAGCCAGGCCGGCGCTGACATCCGGGTCGACAAACGCATCCCCGCTGGCGGCGGCTTCGGCGGCGGGTCTTCGGACGCGGCCACCGCGCTAGTCGCGCTCAATGCCTTATGGAGCCTGGGCTCGCCGGTCGATGCACTGGCCGAATTGGGCCTGCGGCTGGGTGCCGACGTGCCGGTGTTCGTGCGCGGTCGCAATGCCTGGGCTGAAGGGGTGGGCGAACAGCTGACCCCGATGGCCCTTCCAGAGGCGGCCTACGTGCTGGTCGATCCGGGCGTTCACGTGCCTACGTCGTTCTTATTTCAATCACAGGAATTGACGCGGGATGCTGCGCCCGTGAAAATAGCGGACTTGGCTTCTGGTTCCCTGCTCGACAATGCGTTCGAGCCGGTCTTAAGGCGCCGCGAACCTGCCGTCGAGGCAGTATTCCAGGCGCTTTCCCGGATCGGGACGCCGCGTTTGACCGGGTCAGGGAGTGGGTGTTTCGTCGAGTTCGCCACGCGCGCTGCTGCAGAGCAGGCCTTGGCGCAGTTGCCGAATAGCCTGCGAGCGTGGGTGGTGGAGGGTGCAGCGCACTCGCCATTGCTCGATACACTGGACGCGATGAAGTTTTGA
- the lolB gene encoding lipoprotein insertase outer membrane protein LolB, giving the protein MSSAIRALALSGLVLVGLSACVSMPRGQGGGAAAVEQVSDSARQAETARQVWLQAHPNWSFQGRVAISKDRNGGSGHIDWQQDGPRYRVQLSAPVTRQSWVLTGDTTSGAGRLEGLEGGPRSGPDAEQILLEATGWTIPVNQMPDWVRALRIADAGAERVDLDSAGRPRTVQQDGWTIDFLAWAPANNGRPELPQRLEARNGDAKVRLLVDQWTVSP; this is encoded by the coding sequence ATGAGCAGTGCGATCCGGGCACTGGCCCTGAGCGGGTTGGTGCTCGTCGGGCTATCGGCCTGCGTCAGCATGCCGCGCGGGCAGGGCGGCGGTGCGGCTGCGGTTGAGCAGGTCTCCGATAGCGCCCGCCAGGCCGAAACCGCCCGCCAGGTATGGCTGCAGGCGCACCCGAACTGGTCGTTCCAGGGGCGGGTGGCGATCAGCAAGGACCGCAATGGCGGCAGCGGCCACATCGACTGGCAACAAGACGGCCCGCGCTACCGCGTGCAACTCAGCGCGCCGGTGACCAGGCAGAGCTGGGTGCTTACCGGCGACACCACCAGTGGTGCCGGGCGCCTGGAGGGGCTGGAAGGCGGTCCGCGCAGCGGTCCCGACGCCGAGCAGATATTGCTGGAAGCAACCGGCTGGACCATCCCGGTCAACCAGATGCCGGATTGGGTTCGCGCGCTGCGGATCGCGGACGCGGGCGCCGAGCGTGTCGATCTGGACTCCGCAGGCCGCCCGCGCACCGTGCAACAAGACGGCTGGACCATCGATTTTCTCGCCTGGGCGCCCGCCAACAACGGTCGGCCGGAGCTGCCGCAGCGCCTCGAAGCCCGCAATGGTGACGCCAAGGTGCGCCTGCTGGTCGATCAATGGACGGTTTCGCCCTGA